The Ralstonia sp. RRA genomic interval ACCAACGGTAGCAAAAGAACACCATCGAACATGCAAGGGCACCCGCAGATTCCATCGTGCACGACTTGCCGCGCTTGGCTGGCTTTGTTTGCGTGGGTGGCTGCGCTGTGGCTGGCGGGCTGCGCCAGTCTGCCGGAGCATGTGGATCGGCCTGTCAGCAAGGCGCTGCCCAATGCCGAGTCGGCCACCACGCTCGGGCGTCTGGCACAAGCTGCGGCGCCGTCGGCGGATGTGTCCGGCTTTCGGCTGATCCCCTCCGGGGAGGAGGCCTATGCCACGTTGCTCACGCTGGCTGACCGTGCAGAGCGCACGCTGGATCTGCAGTACTTCATCATCGCGAGCGACAACTCCGTGCGCGAGCTGATGCGCCACGTGCGGGCAGCCGCCGAGCGCGGCGTGCGCGTGCGCATGCTGGTCGACGACCTCCACAGCGATGGGCGCGACCTCGCCTTCCTCAAGTTTGCGTCGCACAAGAACATCGATGTGCGGCTGTTCAACCCGTTTCCGGGCGGCCGCATGTCGAACCTGACGCGCTACCTGAGCGGTGTGGCCGAGTTCCGCCGCGTCAACCGGCGCATGCACAACAAGGCGTTTATCGCCGATAACGCGCTGGCCGTCACGGGCGGCCGCAACCTCGGCGCGGAATACTTCACGCAGGACCAGACCACCAATTTTGTCGACCTGGATGTGCTGGCAGCCGGGCCGGCGGTGCGGCAATTGTCGGCCGCGTTTGATGCGTACTGGAACAGCGAATTCGCCTATCCCGTCGAGGCGCTGGCGCCCGAACCGAGCACGGCACACCCGCCTGAGCGGAAAGAAGGCAACTATCCGCCGCCGGTGACGATGCCGGATCAGCCCGCCGCGCTGCCACAACACATTGAGGTGCCCACACGGCCCATCGACATGGATGCCGCACCCGGCCAGCAGGGGCCTGTACCGACGCTGGCGGGGCAGCCACCGGCGCAGACCGATGCATTGCCTTTGCGCCCAGGCACACGCGACTGGTTTCTGGCGGATCAGATTGCCCGCAACCGCCTGCGGCTCGCATGGGCGCCGGCACGGGTGACGGTCGATCGCCCGGCCAAGGTTTCTGGCGATGACGTTACCCCCGGCGAGGAGCGCGTCGCCCGAACCCTGCTGCACGAGATCGACCAGGCTCAGCGCGAGGTGATCCTGATCTCGCCGTATTTTGTGCCGGGTGTGCGTGGCATGGCGGTGACCAAGGGCCTGCAGGAACGCGGCGTGCACTTGCGCGTGCTGACCAACTCGCTGGCTGCGACCGATGCGCCCATCGTGCATGTCGGCTACGCCAAATACCGTAGTGCGTTGCTGGATGGTGGCGTCGAACTCTATGAACTGCGTCCGACGCTGGGTGATCGACCGAAGATGTTCGGCACGTTCCGGTCGGCGCAGGCGAGCTTGCACGTGAAGTCGGTCATTGTTGACCGCAGTACGCTCTTTGTCGGGTCGATGAACGTGGACCCGCGTTCAGTCGGGCTCAATACGGAAACGGGACTGATCATCCACAGCCCGGTTCTGTCACAGGCGGTGGCGCGGTTGTTCGACGCGGCGATCCGAAGCAGCGCTTACCACGTGACCCAGGCGGATGGCCACCTGCGCTGGACCACCTACGAGAACGACAAGGAGATCGTCACCGACCACGAGCCAGACGTGAGCCTGGGCCGGCGCGTGTGGATTCAGATGCTGGCGCCGTTCACGCCGGAAGAGCTGCTGTAGACGGCGTGCAGGGTGCATAAAAAAACGCCACGATGTGTGGCGTTTTTTTATGCAGCGTCTTTCAAGTCTGGCGGGGTAATCGTCCCGGCCAATCCTGCATTACATCTTCTGCTTGGTGTTGTCCGCAGCGTTTTCCAGCTTCTGGCCACCCGACTGGATGTCCTTGCCCACACCAGCCATCGTGTTGCAACCGGCCAGGACAGCGCAGCCCAGGGCCACCAGTGCAATCAGTTTCTTCATCTTGATCCCCTTGTGAGTAGTGCGGCCTACCGCGCGATCTCGCACGGTTTCGCAGGATTGCCCACCCATTTGGTGGTGCAGACCGCATTTTAGTGCCACCCCGCGCACGTGGGGTGCGTCGGGGGCATCTTTTTGACAGTCTTTCATATCACTTGCGGCGTATCCCGGACATTCGTGAGGAGGGCCTCTACTTCCGCCGCCCCCTGCCGTTAGGACATTTCAGGAGTGAAACGGGTGCCAGACAACCGGTGTGTCGAAGCCGGGAAAAGAGCACAAGACAGCGCCTGACGGCCAACCATACGGGGGGAATACATATGTGGAAGTGGATGGACACGAGCATTCGGACGCGATTGACGATGCTGGTTGCGGTGTTTGCCGTGATGATCGCGGTAGTGGGTTTTGCGGGCATCTCCACCGGCCGGGCGACGAATGACGACCTGCGTGCCGTGTACCTGGAAGACGCCAAGGGGCTCGACCTGCTGGCCAAGGACACCATCAACCTGCTGTGGGCGCGCATTCACCTGACCAATTTTGATTCGGTGTCGTCGCCGGAAGACCTGAAAAAGCTGCTGGCCGATGCGCACACGATGGTCAACACGGCCAACGACGCGTGGGCCGAGTTCATGAAGCTGCCGATTCCCGACGCCGATCGCGCCCAGTTGCAAGCCGCCGACGCCGCGCGCACCAAGTTCGTGAAGACGGCGTTGGAGCCTGCCATTGCCGCGCTGGAGCGTAGTGATCTCACCACCTACCGTGAACTGAACACGACCCAGGTGCCGAAGCTGTTTGTCGACTACGACACGGCGCTGGGGCCGCTGGTTGGCGCGCGCTTCAAGTACGGCAAGACGCGCTTCGACAACTCGCAGTCGCGCTATGCCATGAGCATCTGGATTGCGGGCGGCCTGCTGGCTGCGGCGCTGGTGCTGTCGGTGGTGGCGCGCAGTGTGCTGGGCCGTACGGTGGTGCGTCCGCTGGAGCGCGCCATCCAGGTGTTCGAACGCATGGCCTCGGGCGACCTGGCCACGCGCATGGAAGGGCAGACCACGGCCGGCCGTCGCGATGAAACCGCGCGTCTTATGCATGCCGTTGCCTCGATGCAGACAAGTCTGCAACAGATCATCGGCCAGGTGCGCACGGGTTCGGACTCGATTGCCAGCGCCACCAAGCAGATTGCCGCCGGCAATGCCGACCTGTCGCAGCGCACGGAGCAGCAGGCCAGTTCCCTGGAGGAAACCGCTTCCAGCATGGAAGAGCTGACCAGCATCGTGAAGCAGAACGCCGACAACGCCCGTCAGGCCAGCACGCTGGCAGTCAACGCGTCGGACATCGCGGTCAAGGGCGGAGAGGTGGTAGGCCGTGTCATCGAGACGATGACGGGCATCAACGACAGCAGCAAGAAGATTGCCGACATCATTGGCGTGATCGAGGGCATCGCCTTCCAGACCAACATCCTGGCGCTGAACGCAGCAGTGGAAGCCGCCCGCGCCGGCGAGCAGGGCCGCGGCTTTGCCGTGGTGGCCGGCGAAGTGCGCAGCCTTGCGCAGCGCAGTGCCACGGCGGCCAAGGAGATCAAGGAATTGATCGGCGACTCGGTGGGTCGCGTGCAAAACGGTTCGACCCTGGTGGCCGAGGCCGGCACGGTGATCGAGGAAGTGGTGGTGGCCGTCAAGCGCGTGACGGACATCATGGGCGAGATTTCTTCCGCATCGGAAGAGCAGAGCAGCGGCATCGAACAGGTCAACCAGGCTGTCACGCAGATGGACCAGGTGACCCAGCAGAACGCTGCGCTCGTGGAACAGGCGGCGGCCGCTGCAGAGTCGCTGGAGGAGCAGGCGGAGGCGCTGCGCAGCGCTGTTGCGGTCTTCCGCACGAACCACGCTTGAATGCCGCGCGCCTGAACGGTGCGCTTGAGCCTTCAACAACAACGCCCTTCCGTTTGCGCGGAAGGGCGTTGTTTTTGCAGGGGCGCTTTACGCCCTAAGGCATCAGATCGCGCGCGCGCTCGGCAATCACGCCTTGCGTATCGTCGATCCAGCGTGCCGGAAACGGTTGTGACAGCAGGTAGCCCTGGATCACGTCGCAACGGCAGGCACGCAGCGCTTGGAGTTGTGCCGCCGTTTCCACGCGTGTGGCAGTAACGGGCACACCGGCAGCGTGGGCGGCGGCCACCAGTTCTTGCAACGCGCCGTGATGGTGGGCATCCGCCACGGCGCTGACGACGCCCCGGTCGAGCTTGACCTGATCGGGGCGGTAGGTCTCCAGACACGCCAGGCTGTGGGCCGTTGCCCCAAAGTCCTCCACGGCTACGCGCGCACCGCATGCATGCAGTGCGTCGACGGCCTGACGCGCCGCGCCGTTGACACGCAGCAGTGTGTGCTCCGACACCTCGAACACCAACCGCGTGGTTGGCACCGCGTGGCGTGCCGCAATGTCGCGCACGACGTCGCTCAATTGCGGGTCAAGCAATTGCGCCACCGACAGGTTGACCGCCGCATGCACGCTGGACTGATGCCGTGGGCCGCCACGGCCAGGCCGCTCCGACTCCTCACGCTGCAGGCCGGCGAGCATCTGGGCGGCGTTGTCGAGCACCCAGCGGCCTACCTCGCGGATGTCACCGGTCTGTTCCAGGATTGGCAGGAAATCGGCCGGCGCCACGCCGCCCAATTCGGGCGAGATCCAGCGCAAGAGAAATTCGTAGCCGACGATCCTGCCGTCGGCCAGGCTCAATTGCGGTTGCAGGTTCAGGCTGAACTGGCGGCGTGCCAGCGCGTGGCGTAGCTGCGCCGCCAGGCGCGGATGTTCGGCGGCGGGGTCGGTTGCCGGGTCCGTCGCTGCTGCGCCGTCGGTACGTGGCGGCATTGCGGCGGGGGCGTACAGTGCGGGGCTTTGCTCGCCGCCGTGCTGCACATGATAGAGCGCACGGTCTGCCTGTTCGATCAGCCGTGCGGCTTCCGTGGGCGTGCTCTCGAACAGCGTCATGCCGATGCTGCACGAGCAGACCAGCTCGTACCCCTGCGCAATGAACGGCCGCGTGAGCGCTGCGGAGATACGTCGTGCGAGATCGTGTACGGCTTGCGCGGAGGCAAATTCAGCCGAGGCAATGGCAAAGGTTTCGTGGCTCACGCGCCCAACGATCGGGGCATTGCCATCGGTATCGGGCGTGCACAGCGCCTTGAGGCGCGCCGCACATTCAACAATGACCGCACGTGC includes:
- a CDS encoding bifunctional diguanylate cyclase/phosphodiesterase → MSRATSVAPSGLDPISELPDRERFVHLLAAMPHAARSGAAPAIGALLLIGLDHFAEATNTLGPLAARAVIVECAARLKALCTPDTDGNAPIVGRVSHETFAIASAEFASAQAVHDLARRISAALTRPFIAQGYELVCSCSIGMTLFESTPTEAARLIEQADRALYHVQHGGEQSPALYAPAAMPPRTDGAAATDPATDPAAEHPRLAAQLRHALARRQFSLNLQPQLSLADGRIVGYEFLLRWISPELGGVAPADFLPILEQTGDIREVGRWVLDNAAQMLAGLQREESERPGRGGPRHQSSVHAAVNLSVAQLLDPQLSDVVRDIAARHAVPTTRLVFEVSEHTLLRVNGAARQAVDALHACGARVAVEDFGATAHSLACLETYRPDQVKLDRGVVSAVADAHHHGALQELVAAAHAAGVPVTATRVETAAQLQALRACRCDVIQGYLLSQPFPARWIDDTQGVIAERARDLMP
- a CDS encoding phospholipase D-like domain-containing protein, which translates into the protein MQGHPQIPSCTTCRAWLALFAWVAALWLAGCASLPEHVDRPVSKALPNAESATTLGRLAQAAAPSADVSGFRLIPSGEEAYATLLTLADRAERTLDLQYFIIASDNSVRELMRHVRAAAERGVRVRMLVDDLHSDGRDLAFLKFASHKNIDVRLFNPFPGGRMSNLTRYLSGVAEFRRVNRRMHNKAFIADNALAVTGGRNLGAEYFTQDQTTNFVDLDVLAAGPAVRQLSAAFDAYWNSEFAYPVEALAPEPSTAHPPERKEGNYPPPVTMPDQPAALPQHIEVPTRPIDMDAAPGQQGPVPTLAGQPPAQTDALPLRPGTRDWFLADQIARNRLRLAWAPARVTVDRPAKVSGDDVTPGEERVARTLLHEIDQAQREVILISPYFVPGVRGMAVTKGLQERGVHLRVLTNSLAATDAPIVHVGYAKYRSALLDGGVELYELRPTLGDRPKMFGTFRSAQASLHVKSVIVDRSTLFVGSMNVDPRSVGLNTETGLIIHSPVLSQAVARLFDAAIRSSAYHVTQADGHLRWTTYENDKEIVTDHEPDVSLGRRVWIQMLAPFTPEELL
- a CDS encoding entericidin A/B family lipoprotein, translating into MKKLIALVALGCAVLAGCNTMAGVGKDIQSGGQKLENAADNTKQKM
- a CDS encoding methyl-accepting chemotaxis protein; translated protein: MWKWMDTSIRTRLTMLVAVFAVMIAVVGFAGISTGRATNDDLRAVYLEDAKGLDLLAKDTINLLWARIHLTNFDSVSSPEDLKKLLADAHTMVNTANDAWAEFMKLPIPDADRAQLQAADAARTKFVKTALEPAIAALERSDLTTYRELNTTQVPKLFVDYDTALGPLVGARFKYGKTRFDNSQSRYAMSIWIAGGLLAAALVLSVVARSVLGRTVVRPLERAIQVFERMASGDLATRMEGQTTAGRRDETARLMHAVASMQTSLQQIIGQVRTGSDSIASATKQIAAGNADLSQRTEQQASSLEETASSMEELTSIVKQNADNARQASTLAVNASDIAVKGGEVVGRVIETMTGINDSSKKIADIIGVIEGIAFQTNILALNAAVEAARAGEQGRGFAVVAGEVRSLAQRSATAAKEIKELIGDSVGRVQNGSTLVAEAGTVIEEVVVAVKRVTDIMGEISSASEEQSSGIEQVNQAVTQMDQVTQQNAALVEQAAAAAESLEEQAEALRSAVAVFRTNHA